The Cannabis sativa cultivar Pink pepper isolate KNU-18-1 chromosome 8, ASM2916894v1, whole genome shotgun sequence genomic interval GTTACAAGTGACTCAAAACTTGTTGGCTACACAGATAGTGACTGGGCAGGATCCATGGACGACATGAAGAGCACGTCAGGATATGCCTTCACACTTGGATCAGGAATATTTTCATGGGCATCAAAGAAGCAAGCAACTGTTGCACAATCATCAGCTGAAGCAGAGTACATTGCAGCAGCAATGACTACAAGCCAAGCTATATGGCTCAAAAGAATACTTGAAGACATGGGAGAATTACAAGAAGAAGCTACAAAGATATATTGCGATAGCAAATCAGCTATAGCAATGGCAAAAAATCCCGTATTTCATAGTAGAACTAAACATATAAGCATCAAGTACCATTTCATCAGGGAAGCAGAAGCAAATAAAGAAATTGAGCTCAAACACTGCAAGACCGAAGAGCAGGTAGCAGACATATTCACAAAGGCACTACCAAGAGGAAAGTTCGAGCTATTGCGAGACATGATCGGAGTTACCGAAATGTGTACCAAGGAGGAGTGATGAAAAGTGCTACacatttctacacttttcttaTCTAGAAAATTCTAGTATTAACTACACAAAACTAAGAAAACTAGAGTAAACTAGAGAAACCTAGAATATTTAGAAAACTAGAAGTAACCAATCAAGAAGATTGTAGAAGAATGTAATTAGAAAAGTCTAGAAAAATTGTAAATCATGTAGAACTAGAATAATCTAGATGAAATTAAATGTAGGGGTAAacaactataaataccccatcaAGCTTCCAAATTGTAACCAAGCTTGAGTAGCCAAAGTAAGTCTTTTACTACTAGCCTACTACCTTGTCTCCTCTCTTACTacacacataaaaattaaaacactacATAACTCTTCCTTGTCCCACCAATCATCCAACTTATCAACTTATCAACATCATCATACTACACTACCTAATATCCATCCCATACAAATCTAAACCAATACAAATTTATTCTCAAACCATCACAAAGATTGatcgtaaaaaaaaatgatatagttTCAATCTGTGTCCtatcaaacaaaatattttaaacaatATTTGTTTTCTGCATAAAGCTCAGTAGTGTGTTTAATTGTAGTTGAAGAATTAAACACTCCAATTTATTTAACACTTGCTTGAAACCTTACATAATTAATGgagaacaaaatatataaatattgcaACACAAGCAGGCAGCTATATATACTAGAGTtgcttaataaataaacaacataaatattattataattaattgaaaaacatttatatatatagcaaCAAGCCATATATAACTGATGATACCGTTTTGATAATTTTTGTAAttgaaatatttattaaaaaggaTAGGCTTCAATAATAGAGGGTATAGCTGgaattttagtgattttataaCGAGGAAAGCCAGCTTCCTCTAACAGTTTCTTCCACTCAAACTCGGTTCTCTCCTTCCCTCTACAAGTATGGGCCATCATCACCATATCGAATATCATACGAGTTTCGTCAAAAACGTCGTCGTTTTCCTTATTTTGTGATGAATCTTTCAATACAATCTCCACGATTATTACCTTCCCATTCTTTTCTGGTATTGCCTTGCGACAGTTTCTTAGAATTTTCACGCACTCTTCGTCGCACCAATCATGTAGTACCCACTGCATGCGccagtatatatatatcacttATATATactctaaattaataattaagatattgaactaatatattttaatagaggaaataaactcatatatatCACTTATATGTTTCTctctttcattattatttatgtttttcGTTAAATTATATACTTTGTTTGTACCCACATCAATAATTTCATGATGGAAGACTGtattttatgaataaaattattattcatcCACGATTACTTTTACTACTtataatctttatatatatgtaccCAATATAAAAATActcaatatatatgatatatcaaTACgcgataataaattaatataaaaattactagTGCTATTTTGTgtgtattaataaatattattataaataaattgtgtttggtgtgaatttatattaaaaaatttggtaTTATTtcattacaaaatttattaaattctaTAAAATAAGTGTTTGGTGAGCGAAAagaaatcaataatattataaaatcttTAAGAAATAATTAGTGAAAGTTAAAATTATTGAGAGGCaacaatattaaaagaaaataaaaataccatataattAAACAATGTGATAAGATCTAcctttttcaatatataatgATCTGCtggataatttattataataattattttatgtttttttgggcaacattattttatgtttttaataataatgaagTGGCACTACTATATAAGATAGatcaaattaaaattcaaaattatatttatataacttttTGTAATTATCTTTTGTAATAATCATCCAAATATAGATCTTACaataatattatgaaaattcaATGAAAGATGATTTATAGTGATGTTTAATCACAGATATTTTGTAGACTGTCTTAAATTAAAGTAAATAATTTATGcatacataaaattatatatgctTACTGGTAcgccctttttctttttttaaaaaaatgcttAAGCATAcgtaactattattattattatatttttattgacaaaaatgtgtaattaattagttttagcTAGTAttgttaataaaaataataaaaaagttttGGCTACTAATGTGATTTTTATTGGGTAATTGGTGTTATACCAATTTGCCTTTGCCGTTTTTGTGAGGTGGTCATTGTGTCTCTTCTAGGTAGTGAAATTTAGGAGATATTTCCCAAGTTTTTGTTGTCCCCGTGTTACATGCTCCAATTTTGTGATTGAGTGTTAGAACATAGTTTTGATGTTGTTACTACTCCctctaatattatttattatttgaatgATTGAGTTGTTGTTTCACTGTTTTCATTAAGAAGATACTATATAGCTATTGGTAGGTGGACTAAGATATTAATTTATTgatttaaatactttaatttaatttagaaaCTTACTATACTTTCACAATGAAAATTCTCCtttttttattatgaaaatttacatttattatatatgaattttgtcaataatttatttattatattattatatataagtttAGAGAAATTCTATAATGtaccccttaaaagggatgcaTCGATATATCtctatctgttttagtatccgaaataatttttaagtcaaattttttctcatggtcatgtaaattatagttatttaagacatcctgcaaaattttaagaaattcggaaaagtttaacacgctaAAAATTACGTTCAAGTAGTATGTTGTACGCATGACTATTTTATTTGTTATGCGTGtaaaatagattgtttgaacattattttctatattgtaaattatttcaaatttctcaaaattttgtaagatatcttaaatagttataacgtacatatgaaaaaaaaaaattagactaaaatttttttctggatgccgaaacaagtagaGTGTGTATCAGTACATTCGTATTAAAGGGTGCATTATAGAATCACCCTATAGACAATTTTCTTCCATTTTATTGTATATGACTTGAAAAATctatttgttgttaattttgcTAAATGAGTTGTACTATTTTCATGTAATGGGGGTAATGGTACTTGATATTTGTATCgaaagatatttttattttctctataaaagaattagtttattatttgtaataaaagaaaaaaaattcaaagaaacgcgataattaatttttttattggagAAAAAACGTgcagttatttattatttgacaAAAGaacatttatttactttttttttttttgatttttttgattttaatattttaaagtagtattttttttgtactttaaaagtaatattattttaatattttaaagtactattttttttttgtatgtttaCAATTTACATAACAATTAAGGAGAAATTTAAATAGTAACTAAAATTTATATAGCAATTTACATATAAACTATTGgagtaatttcaaaattataaatttaaaaaataaaaataaaaaataatatatgaaataattttttttaataaataaatctttaCCGGCTAAGACagcaagttaaaaaaaaaaagaaagaaattctaacaataataataaaacaggAAATGCATGATTAACAATTTAGGAAATGATACTAattaacttgtttttttttttaaatttttttttttttttaaagtagaTATATAGAGGTTAAAGTAGTATACGAACCTTGATGAAGATGGCATCTGCGCTAGGAACAGATTCGAACATGTTACCTGCGACGTGGGTGACACCATTAGACTCCGGCGCCGTAGCAGTGACATGTGGCAAATCAAAGTTAATCCCTTTGATATGCGGATGAGATTTAACAATCTCAGCTAAATCCCCACCAATCCCACCTCCCACGTCCACCAATGATCCCATACAACCGAACACATCGTAAGCAGGTAGAATCGCTCCCATCACCATCTCCCCAAGACAGGCCATACCATCGTTAAAAATCTTGTTCAGTTCGCCATTAACAGACGCCAACTCGAAGATGCC includes:
- the LOC115698874 gene encoding desmethylxanthohumol 6'-O-methyltransferase, encoding MDALSRDQAEIFEHMFSFVDSMALKCAVELRIADIIHSQDCPISLTQIASKIITNSHNSPMISSSPDNNTMLYLNRIMTSLVRKKIFTAQYDHDQNNNQTVLYYGVTSKSRWLLRDAKPSLAPLILMENHPIQMAPWHYFSHIIKDQEGSATAYEKAHGCGIFELASVNGELNKIFNDGMACLGEMVMGAILPAYDVFGCMGSLVDVGGGIGGDLAEIVKSHPHIKGINFDLPHVTATAPESNGVTHVAGNMFESVPSADAIFIKWVLHDWCDEECVKILRNCRKAIPEKNGKVIIVEIVLKDSSQNKENDDVFDETRMIFDMVMMAHTCRGKERTEFEWKKLLEEAGFPRYKITKIPAIPSIIEAYPF